The Camelus dromedarius isolate mCamDro1 chromosome 36, mCamDro1.pat, whole genome shotgun sequence genome segment CCTCCTAGGACTTGGGATATGGCTGGCATATGGGATGGGTGTGGTTTGGGACCATGGTGGCAACATGGCGGGGCGGGCGGGCATTCACTATCATCCACCGTCTTCTATCTCAGGCTGGGCCGGGAGGGCATCTGAAGTTCCCTGGAATGTCTGACCAGCAAACTGGAAACGGGCTGCCCCAGATCCAGCAGCTTCTGCATTTGTCTGCAtcccctggggtggggatgggggtgtctGGTGAAGGGCCAACCTTGCCTCCAGACAAAATGTTTCCTGATTGAGATGAGGGCTTTGGGGCCATTCGGACTGACCTAATAAACCCATGTGAAGCCATATCCTATGTCAGAAAGGCAGTTTTCCTGAAATTGAATACCTTAAAAATGTGAGCGAAGCCGACCAACCCCAGGGGATTGTCAATCAGCCCCCCACTCCTCCGGGCTGGCTCAGTGCCAACTGGAAATcccgcctcctgcctctccccagtggCCTTCTGGGAGGAGGAGCTGAGGTCTGGTGTGGGCAGAGTTCCAGTGTTATGAACTGGGGGGAGAGTGAGCCCTAAGATGTCAAATAAGtctcatttttttacattttctgggGACCTggaattaacacattttaattaatacatatttaatactttttaaaagcgCAACAGCTAATTCTCGATACGTACTTTATCCAGTCGTTTTAACGCACCACCaccaaaggaagaaagcaaacgGTAGCGATTAACGCTGCGCGGTGCCGCCTGGCTCCCGCGATTACAAACCACCTGTTTTCCGGGATGCTAGGTGAGCGGACACCCAATTCTTGGCATAAAGGAAGCGGCCTGCTTTCGCAACGCTCCTCTGCCAGCTGGCCACCGGGGGGCGCAAGACGCCCGCGCATTCAGTTGTTTTTCTTACCCGTTATCTGCTGGGTCTTGCGGCAGATTGCGCCCCTACTCCGCCCCACTTCCCCGCATTCCGGCCCGCCAACTGTCCTGTCCAGTCTCCAAGGCCTCACCTAGAAAAGGGGTGGAGGGCAATGGAATTCACCCCAGCGCGCGGCAGTGCAGCGCGGAGAGATGCAGACGCCAAAAGTGATGAGCTCAGGCAGCGGACGGCCTGAAGGCGCCGGCTCATGGGTCCAAATCGCTCACAGCACAGCAATGTCTGTTAAACGCTCTCAAGCTcttgttcagttttattttgctgttaCGGGAAAACAAGCTTTTTATACATGCATATTtaagcaatgaaaaaaatagaaattcgGGCTCTTCCTCCATCAGTACCGGGTCAGAGTCTCCTTCCGATCCCACCTCCTGCCGGAGTGGGCTTTGCAGTCCTTACCCTGGCTGCCATTAATGCGCAGCTTGGACCGGGCTCAGTGCACCCTAGCGGGGCCGCTCCTTGACCGGAGGGCGGGAGGCCAAGTCCCTTAGAGGTCAGTggaagtgtgtgtggggggggaagGTGGTCAGGATCTTTCCGGCCGGCCTGTAGATGGCGCCCGGGGACAGGGATTCCGAGCCCCGTTCCCCAGGCTCTTGGGGCCTGGAGCCGAGGGGTCCCAGAGGAGCGCACGCGGCTGTGTAGACGGTGCAGCAGCCAGGTGTTCTTTCCAGCCCCCACGGCTGCTCCGCACGTGTGCTAGGTCCGGGAGGGGCGGAATTACTGGCAAACGTGCCGCAGGTGCAACGGCACCAGTGTAGGAGGCGCGCTCCGAGGGGAGCAGACCCCCACGCGCCGGGCAGCCAGGCGACCCCCACGCGCGGCGGGGCCCTGCCCACCTCACCCAGCGGCAGGTGGACAGTGTTGCTATGAAGAGAAAGCCTCGATTGTCCCTCCTACAAACCGCCACACGCCAGACCTCCGCTATTGTGCGCCCTCCATAGAAATGCAAACGAGCCGCGTGCGCCGGCCGCAATCTGCTCGTGCGCCCCGGCGCCCCGCAGCGCTCCGCAGCGGGCGGGGAGGTTGGCTGGGACCTTCCAGCGCAACACGACGGGTCGGGGCCTTGACTGTGCTTGGAGAACCTCGCGCTTGGGGCCCTAGTGTCAGCTGGAGGGGGCTGCGCCCAGACCTTTTGCAAGCTTAAAGCCAGCACTGCGTGTTTTTAAGTTCCGGTTTAAAAGCAACATACTCATTAACtccaaattaaaagtaaataaaaaaatagaaatgtagcaacaaaaataaatgcaaaaacaaattCCTTAGATTCTCCAAAGGTGCATTTCAAAAATTACAACCTACTATTAGcaagcaaggtttttttttttaactttttccttttaaggacttaaaaaaaaccaaaaaggcgAGATGAAATCTCCAGGCTCCAGTCTGCCTGGTAACACCCCGACAAAAGCGGCAGATTTGAGGCATTGTCATCCCCCGCACCCCTCCCCACGTGGCCTCCTGGCACGAGCCGCCAGCCGCCGCCTCATTTGCATCAGAAAGCGGGCGCCGGCCAATGGGCGCGCAGGCTCGAGCCAGCTGGCGGCGCCGCGGGCCGGGCCTATATAAGAGCGCGCCGCAGCGCCGCGGCTCACTCGCTGGCGGTGGGCGCGCCGGGCTGCTGCTCGCACTTTCCGGGCTCCGCTCGCGTCCGTTCCGCCCTCTCCTCTTGTGGATAACTTGCTGCTCGCTGATCGCAACATGACTCTGGAAGAAGTCCGCGGCCAGGATACGGTTCCAGAAAGCACTGCCAGGTGGGTCGGCGCCGAGCGTCGGACGTCCCCGGGTGCGGGGAGCCTGATCCTGCCCTGGCCATCGATGGTCGGGCGGCAGTCTTTGGGGCCGCCTCGGTGCGAGCCAGCCAGGGTGGGAGCCAGCCGGGCGCGAGTGTGCCGGCGGGGCCGGGGTGCGGCGCTTGGCCGGAGCGCCGGGCTGGGGCGTTGGGGGTGCGTCCCCGGGCCTGGGGATCTCGGCACACCCCCCTGGCCAGTCCCCTGCTCATGGCGCTGGCTCTTCCGCAGGATGCAGGGCGCCGGGAAAGCGCTGCACGAGCTGCTGCTGTCGGCGCAGCGCCAGGGCTGCCTCACCGCCGGCGTCTACGAGTCAGCCAAAGTCCTGAACGTGTGAGTATAGACGCGGCCCGGGCAAGGCGACCAGGggcgggaggggcaggaggggcggcAGGGAGGCCGGGGAGAAGGCGGCGGGGGCCACGCCGGCGGGGTCGCCGACCTGCCCtcaccagctcctcctcctcgcccGCGCAGGGACCCCGACAACGTGACCTTCTGCGTGCTGGCCGCCGACGAGGAGGACGAGGGCGACATCGCGCTGCAGATCCACTTCACTCTGATCCAGGCGTTTTGCTGCGAGAACGACATCGACATCGTGCGCGTGGGCGACGTGCAGCGGCTGGCTGCGATCGTGGGCGCCAGCGACGAGGCGGGCGCGCCGGGGGACCTGCACTGCATCCTCATCTCGGTGAGTGTCGCCTCCGTCCCGATGTCGTCCCCGCCCCCGCCAGCAGCCAACGGCTAGCGGCCAGGCAGGCTGACCTCTGCGCTTTCCCCGCAGAACCCCAATGAGGACGCGTGGAAGGACCCTGCCTTGGAGAAGCTCAGCCTGTTCTGCGAGGAGAGTCGCAGCGTCAACGACTGGGTGCCCAGTATCACCCTCCCGGAGTGACAGCCCAGCGGGGGGTCTTTGGTCTGTCTGATCGACGTGGTGACGCCCCGGGGCGCCTAGCGCGGGGCTGGCTGTGGATGCGCCCTCGGAGGGCGGCGGAGTGCAGCGTGGAGACGGGCAGGCGAGGGCGCGCGGAGAGCGGCGAGGAGGTGCGGCCCCCTCCCGAGGAGcggcccggcggcggcggcggcggcgggggcaggCTGGCCCCGGCCCAGGACTGCGAGTGCGGGGAGCGGCTGCTCGCCCAGGAAGGCCGGAGGCGGGACGTTGGCCGCGCGGCCAGGAAGGACGGACTGGCCGGCAGGCGTGAGTCAGCAGCCTGTGCTCCCggcagaaaggaagggaaaggccGGGCCAGGCGGCCGGGACTGGAGCAGTTACGGGAGCTCTGGCGGACTTGGCAGTACGCACTGCTGCTTCCAAACGGATCCGGGCGATGCTTCGTTTTCTAAAGGATGGTGCTGCTGCAGCTTTGAATCTTACAATAAACGACTGAAACAAACGTACTGTCTTTATTGAGGGCGGGCGTGGTTAGCAGGGTTGCTGATGATTTCTGAAGCTCAGGGAACTCCGTGGCACCTGTTCCGTCTTCTCTTTGCGGCAGGATCACAGGCTCCTGCAGGgctggaagtgggggagggggcgctgcCTGGGTGTTGGGGCAGAACTTGAGCCCCgctcctgtgtgtctccttttaGGAAGATTTTTAAACTCACAAGACAGGAGCGTTCTTGGGGTAAGACGGGCAGCAGCTGGCCATCAGATTCTGATAACAGAgtcttttccctcccccaccacgtctctccccgcctccctctAGGCTTCCAACAGCTGCTTATCGGAACAGCTTGCAGGATGCAGGCAGCTCCCTCCTGCACAATGAGCATTGCCTCCTGCAGGCGCTGCCCTTTGCGGGCCCCGAGGACGGTGGCAGACTGCTCTCAGAGCCTCTTCCTGTTACAGGAACGGCCCTTACAGCAGTGTCACCAAGGTATTAATGTCGCATATGACACGATGACTGCGTTTAAGTGTGAGTCATCATTTTGTCATGGCTGTGCTAGAACTTAAAAGATCTGAACAAAAATGGGCAGGCAGCGTCTACACAAACGGGCGAGAGCATTCTGAGCGAGGCCAGCGCCTGCTGTCTGCTATTCTGAGTGTTTCCTGCTCACAGCGGAGTTGGGAGGGTTGCTGCtgtattcacagcagcatgaAAGGctcacagaagaaaaataattaaaatctttcTGGCAAAGACTTTCCTTAAGAAGGATCTAGGGGGAAATGTGCCGAGTGAATCAATCTTTTTTATTAGACCAATGTCTTGATTTCACCCTGGTGCCTCACTAGCCTGCTCTCAGCAGGGGAAGTACCCATGGGGCTCCCATGCTGTTAGCAAGCTGCCCAGGGGTCCACGAGCCTTCTAGGAAAAGTGAGGGCGGGGTGCTGTTTTTCtaagaaggaaattctgctgGTTTATTATCAGCAGTCCCACATAGCTGATTCGTATCGTTGGGTGCCAGTTTTTAAGTTCTCCCCAGATCATGGACGAATTAACAGGAAAACAGGACGGTACGAGCTTCATTGTTAGACCCTCGGGAAAGCATCTTGTTTCAACACTTCCCAGCTCTTAGAAACGTTTCCCCCTTGACTAGACAGGGGCCGAGTGAGATCATGTGGCTGTTTGTGCCCAGCTTCATCACTGTTTCACCTATTTGCTGCTCAAAACCTCGAGGCTTCCTCCGGGAGGTAGCACCTTGCAAGGCAGGCCCCTACGGCAGTCTGCATTCTGGCTTGATGACCGTTGGCCACAGCATGCTGTAGTAAACACAAATGGTGCATAATTACTTGAAAATGTCCCCTTCAGTGAGTAAATTTAGCAGAACATTGCACAGAGCTGGTGGGCAGACCCTCCTGCTGGCCCACTGACCCTTGTAGTACATTCAGTTGGCAGTCCTTATTAAGAAACCTGGCTTTCTAGGATTTAGAATTTACAGCAAGGGCACCTGTTGGAGCCCCAGGGGCTAGGAAAATTCAcaggggaaaataaaattcatgctTGGACACGGTGCTAGCCCCAAAGCTTGTGCTTAAATTTTTCGTGGGGGCGGGGAGCTGTGAGTGAGCATTTAACGCTATTAAGATGAAATTCCAGAGGACAGGTAATAAAATGCACAGTGCTTATAAACACAGCTTCATATTCATACTTCCCGCAGCTCTAAGTGTGATGCATAGGTCACACGCACGTAGAGATGACCCATGCAGACTGCTGAGCACAATGCACTGTGTCTCGAAAGCCCCGAGTGAGATGTTGATGGCAGCAAGGCTTACAAACTGGATGAAAGCATTGGCTAAAGGTCATAGAACTCCCGTGGACTGGATTTGGGGCCGGGCCGCCTGGTTCCGGGGCCCTACATTTTCCCTGCCATGCCACACATCTGAAAAGGAAGGCTACTTTCATGAGATAACTTTGGATGTTTATAAAAAGCTTTCTATATTCATCATAGAAAACTTGTAAAAcacagaaaagggaaagggaaaagtaGAAACACTGTGCTGAGCTGTCACTTTGGagtctttccttcctgccttttttACACCCCTGAGGGGTACAATATACGGAACCACATGCAACACTTCAAGAAGCTCGCCTCCCCTTGCGTCTGGTTGTCTCCTGCTTTTTATCCGTGATGTTCTGTTGCACGCCCTCCTGTCACTCAGTGACCTTGGAGGCCAGGGTCTTCAGCGCTGCAGCGGGCGCCGGCCCAGGAGTGACGGCTCGCTCGGAGGCAGGTGATCTGGTTAGGGTGTCCTTTCTACCTCACGGGCCTCCCCAAGCAAGACAGATGCCAGCCAGCTGCAGGCCGGAAGCAAGGCTGTTCACCCCAGGGCCGTGACAGTCAACCTTGCTTGTCTTTTAGTTCAAAGAAAATTGTTTGCATCTGATCATTGCTATAAAAAAATTGCACTGGCATCGCCACCGCTGCTGGAAAGATGAAATGAATACAGAAATGACAGTGGGAGAAGCTCTGGGGGTCAGGAGACCCTGGTCCACACAAGGAGCTGCGGCCTCTGTTCTCTTTGGCCAGACAAGAGGGCGAAATGGGCGccaagatttgttttctttttaaagcttgtGATTCTCTGGGTTGTGTGTTTTATTAAACCATTACGCTCGGTGGCACATTGTGCTTGAGGCTGACTTACCAAGAGCCACCTGAGAAATGGGAagtttttcagaagaaaagcaaGGATGCTGGCAAACAGAGCAAGGAGGTGACATCAGTTCAGGAAGCAGAtaattcattttcactttttttcccaaagttcTTGAGATTTTCTGTTGGTTTTCCAACCTATCAACCCCTGCACTCCTCATGGAGTGTGTTTCTCCAGATGTCAAAAGGGAACTGACCTTCCCCTGCCACTGGGAAGAAACTTTACAGCTAAACTGGGGTAGTGAGGGGGTGGTCCTGCGTGTGGAGCCCGCGTCGTCGCAGGTGGAGGAACGCCGAGCTGGCGGGCGGGGCCAGCTGGGGACCGAAGGAAGCCTGGAACCATGGCGAACCTCCAATTTCTCTTCCAGGGCAAAGTGAAATCGGGTCTTTGGGAGCAGCCCCATTCTGAAGTCTAGCTCAAGCTTCCCTTCTTCATCTTCCAGAAGAAATTTCACTTCTCTTGGCAAAGAAGGTGTGTTCAGAAAGAGCTGCTGATCTTTTGTCTTCCAGGCGGAGAGGAGGGTGTGGCATCCATCAGCGAGGGGCGAGGGCTCCTCGCAAGAGTCTGGATTCCGGGAGGCGGCTGCTGGAAGCTGCTGGAGGCCCCTCCAGGGCGGCACGATTCCAGCCCAACAGGCAGTGATGACCTTTAGTGCCCCCGGGAGCcgggcctgggaggggctgctGTTTCTCCGCCCCTTGGTGTGGAGGTGGGCGCGGCCCTTGGTTGCTGGACTTGGGGGGGTGGGAGATGGcctgttcattcactcattccctcattcattcattcattggttccttccttcattcagtcGGCACCTACTGCTCGGGGCCCAGTCCTAGGCACGGACTCCTGACAGGGTCTTGTGGCAGGTGGTGCTGtgggtggtgctgggaggggggcGGCCAGCTGTGCCCCACACCCCGTGGCTCTTTGTTGTCAAGGCTGGCCAAGGGCTGTGTGGCCCCTCGGGGCTGCTTCCAGGGCTGCTCCGACGTGCCCACCACAGGCAGGCGGCCGGGGGCGGAGGGTTCCCCAGAGGGAAGGGGGTGACTGGGAGAGGGTGATGGCCCATGACGTTTGGAACCCGGCCTAACTGTCAGGTAGTGCAATATTTTGGTCAAAGCCAAGCTCCTTTTCTTGTTGCTAGTGTGGCTTCCTGTTACACAGAATAGATGCGTtgtctccccagctcctggaTGTGGGGACCGCAGATCAATGAAATACAGGAAAGCATGTATCTTGCGGTCTGAAACCCTCGGGGAGGCAGCAAAGTCGGTTATGGGAACGCTGTTAAAAAGATGTAGAAGGCCCCCCCCCCAAAGTGGGCTCTGACCCTATAACCGCTGACCACTTCTCTACTTCATACCACGCGACTGTTGTGGTTTCACTTCATCAGCTCGCGGGGAGGTGGGGTTCATTGCCAGTCTTCATGATTCATTTTTATCCCCAGCATTTGGGGTTTGCTTTGGGCTGAAGTCTGCAAGCCCTTGGGTCATGCAGCAGGGTGATTGAATcgattcaggtttttttttttttttttgtggtctcTGCGGTGATCAATGGCTTGTGATAATGGTTTGGGTGACATTCACTTACATCATATCTTCCCTGAGTGGGAATAATTCTGGACGATGATTTCAaatttgttggattttttttttagtaggatAAAATACAGGCAAATAGAATTCTAAGCAGCAGCATCAGTACAATGATAAAAAGCAAGgttggaagaaaagaaacaggctgGAGAAAGCGCCCTCTTTCTCAGCAAGATCAAAGTTCCCCAGAGTGATTCACAGCAGCAGTGTTTCCTGGAACTCCTGGCACTGAGAGGAATTGGATGCTAAAATTCCAGGAAGGAGGATGCTGAGGGGGAGATAGGCTCAGCTGTCCAGAGACCCATCAAAAACCGTTAGGCATTCATTTTCTGCCCTTGGATTTCTGCAAATCACTCAAGTTCTGGTTCTGTGGAGCCAAAACAATGACAAGATAAAGTTCAGGGAATGGGGTAGTTGGCCTGCAGCCATCAGATGCTCAGCTTGGCTAGAGGTGGGTTTCGGGTCAGGCAGCCTCAGAGCTGATGCTCCAAGTCCCCAGGCAGCTCAGGGCCAAGCTACCAGCCCTGCTCCCTCCGAGTGGCCTCCAGGCCCCTGGGCCCTCGGCTTCTCCAAAGGCACAGAGAAGACTGCGGAGAAGCCATTACCCACCCCTGTGTGGCTGGAGAAGCCAGAGGGAAACGCGGGCAGGGGTGAAGCCTTTGCTGCTGCACGCAGCCTTGTGCATCGGAGCCCGCCTGCGCTGAAGCCCTGCCTGCCCGAATCCTGGTTATACTGTTGGGGAGGAAGCCATGGCCCCAACTGCAGCAGCCCCTTCCAGGGTCTAACCCCACCTCTGAGCCCCCATGACGGCCTGGCAGGGGGGTTAGACCCTGCTCACTCCCCTTCTGGTCACCGCCACCAGCAGTGTGGAGCTGAGCTGGGTCTGCCCTTCCCGCTGCTGGAACACCTCCTTATCTCCCCACCTGTCTCCTCCacacctgcctctctcctccacccctttGGTGCAGACTCTCCTCTCCTAGTTccaggctccccagcccctctgtgcAGGCCTTAAGCTTCCTGCCTGCCCCATTATTGCTATCCCCGCCTCCCACACCGTGGGATGCTGGTTCCCTTCTGTGATGCCGGTGTCACCATCCTACCCCCTCTCCCTGGAGACTGCCGGGACCGAAAGCTTCCTGCTGTGCTTCACCTTCCTTGCTCTGCCCCAggcttcctcctctgccctctctaGCTCCTCTTACACTGTGTAGAGGTCTGTTTACAAGCTCGTGCATTTCTCACAGGGAGGGAGAGTTTCACCTGAGGAACCGTGAATCCATCCTGATACCCGGGTCAGGCTCACTCCAGTGGGAGGCTGCGTGGAAGAACGCCGTGTTCTTTGGAGGATGGAGACACAACACCCTGCCATCCTTCCGGGTAGTCTGCAACAGCTGCTCCTTGAGTGCTTAACGGAAGGGGGAGGATCGGAGCCATGTAAACGGGAACATTGGTTGGGTATCCGTTGTAGGAGCTGGGGTAGGACTTGCCTTTCCATCTttgccatcaccatcatcaccatcaggcACGTTTGCCCGGCGCCCATCTGATAATGGAATGTCGATCCCAGACAATTTGAAGACCTGGCATTTTGTAAGAGgcaacaccattttttttttaatcaataggAAGACAAACAGTAAGAAGCAGTAACTTcaagaaggatggagggaggaggaggagggagcaggacgGGGAACTCTGAACATGGACCACCCGGTGGCAGGGTCTTGGCTCGCTTCTGCAGGAAGCTGAAAACCACAGTGCATCTTACGTGGAAGCAGGGTGGGGCCTCGTGGGGAGGGGCGTGATGCCAGCCCCCGAGGACTGTCCAGAAGCGTCAGCCCAGAAGTGGGGGTGTccctgaggggcaggagggctTCTGAAGGTTCTGACAGGCCTGAGATTCCTAAGGCCTGGGGACACCTGGCAGCAGGCATCGAAGTGAAGGTGGGGCCGGGGCCCCGTTTCTCCGCTGCTTGAGGATTTTAGCagttgcctcagtttccccgcaGAACCAACCCTTCCAAACCTGTCTCTCCTGACTGGCTGGCTGAGGCCCTGCGGTCCATTTGCTCTACCTGTGCTGCGTGAGGCTGCCCGCCATCCCGGAGACGGCGCCCTGAAGGGCCTGGTGGAACACACTCCCGGGGCCAGGATGTCtgagcagcccccccccccaccacgcAGCCTCCCCCGAAGCACCCTACGCCTGCAAGTCTTCACCTCGCTGCAATCTGTTCGTTACCTGGAGCTGCAGACCTGCGTGAAACGCGGCAGCATGATTTCTGGGAGGCTGGCCCCGGGGGGCCCCCTTGGAGAGTGGCTTTGACTCACGAGGGCGTGTCTGAAAGGCTCTCGCAGGACGTGGCCTTCCGTCCAGCCTGGGCTCCTAGTCCTTCTCTCGGCAGCTTCACTCTCTAAAAGGgagccccccctttttttctccccGCGTCCTGGGCCATCTGAGGTGGGTGAAGCAGGCCCTACTGACTTCGCTGAGGTTTATTGGCTTCGGTGCCTTGGAGAAAGGGAAGTGGGGACCAGCGGCACGCTGAGGCCGGAGCCGGTCCCGGGCCCCCGCATGCCCTGTTAGACACGAGGCCGGGCTCTGGGCCAGGGGCCCGGGGGGCGCGGGACCCGGGGGACTGTACGTGAGTTCCTGACTCCTGACACGTTCCAGCTGTGACTCAGGGCTCTCGGTCCCTCTCTGAGCGCAGATGTCCGTCTTGTCAGGAACTCTgacttggcacagtgcctgcaggctcagaGACGCCCAGCGCGCCCACTGACGCCCCCACCTGAGGCTGCGGGTGGGCTGCTGGCCGCTGCCTCAGCCCCTCACTCGGCGCCTCTGGGAAGCGGCCAGAGGCCTTTTTCTCTGAAGCAAAGCAGTGAAGCCAACGATCTCCTCAGCCTTGCAGTTCTACGGCTTCCAGCTTTCTCTGGTCCCACAGTGACCTGGTCTGTGTGTAGCCtccttcaacacacacacacgtgcacacgcacgcacacacacacatgcgcacacatatgcacatgtgcatgcacgtgcacacgtgcacacacatacacgtcTCCATTGTGTCCATTGTCAGGCCCAGTCTCTCAGCCTTGCTGGACCCCCAGCTGTGAGGTGAAGTCAGTGGCTTTGCTTTACCAACCTCCGATGGCCCAGGATGCCTGAAAAAAGCAAAGGGAGCTCCCTTTTAGAGAGTGACGGTGCTGCGAGAAGGACTAGGAGCCCAGGCTGGACGGATGGCCACGTCCTGTGAGAGCCTTTCAGACACGCCTGGCcgtttgtttttaaaacagaggACACTTTGGGGCAGGGCATAGCTTAAGTGGTGGGGCGCGTGCTCAGTCCTGGGTTcggtccccagcacctcctctaaaaataagtaaataaa includes the following:
- the GADD45G gene encoding growth arrest and DNA damage-inducible protein GADD45 gamma, which gives rise to MTLEEVRGQDTVPESTARMQGAGKALHELLLSAQRQGCLTAGVYESAKVLNVDPDNVTFCVLAADEEDEGDIALQIHFTLIQAFCCENDIDIVRVGDVQRLAAIVGASDEAGAPGDLHCILISNPNEDAWKDPALEKLSLFCEESRSVNDWVPSITLPE